In Haliaeetus albicilla chromosome 26, bHalAlb1.1, whole genome shotgun sequence, the sequence GTGAGATTTGTGAATGAGCTAATGTGTCGACAGCACGTGGCAGAAGTAGCGGTTGGGTTAAGTGCAgtagcagcagagagagaggctAATGTCAATACGAGTGTCAGCATGCAAAAAAGGGGATAAGTGGAAAAAGCGGGCAGTAATGAAAGGGCAGACCTATAGAAGATGGTATTATACAAGTAGGCAATTTTTGAAGCGTTGACGAGGCTGACGGTGGCACTTGCGGACAGTAGCGTGATAGGAGTCTGTGTATAAGTGGTGGTGTTCAGATCTGCACAAATtcctttgaaaggcaaaaaacGTGTGGCACTACTACTACGCGTAGTCACTCGTTTCTGTGGTTTGGCTACCAGAAGAGTGCCTTTTGCTGGGACGTGGGCTAGAAGGACAATGCTCTTAGTGGCTACTGGTTTCTGTGCAGTGAAGAGATTAGTCTTTGTTTTAGGGGAGGAGCCTGTGATTCAAGTGAATCTTGGTGAGAGGATGGGAAAACGGAAAGCCTCCATAGGGAAGAGCTTTTTGTGAGCTGTTGTTCAGGTGCCCTCATCTAAACGTGACTGTGTTTAAGGGTAATTTTGCTGCGTGCAGGAGGAAAATCCATTTTGGCAGAGATGTGTATTGGCGGCAGAAGTGGCAAATTTGGTAAGCAGCTGAAAGGCAAATCTAAGAAAAGATCCCTGGAAGCATTGAAGTTTGTGGCTGACTGTTCTAAAATCCTCCTGCAGAGAAACGTTCTTCAAGtattgcttgttttctctctttctgaagcTGGTAAAAGTGTCCTTCCGTTAAAGCGCAACCTTGCTGacaggctggggaagaagaTAGAGGTTCTGGAGAATGCTGACAACGCACCAAAGAGAGGTACGGCTACTAAGCAGACATCTGGATTTGATGCACAGATTTCCTGCTTAGGTTTGCTGTTTGTCCTTTCTTCTAGTGgttctttttgtgtgttggttGAGGGCTCAAGGTAGCTCTGAATCCCAGTGAAGTGATGGCTCTCATTGTGAAACGTGAGCACCAAATGGAGATTTATGCAGTCTGCCGcactttttctgttctctcttgtaGTTCAAGTCCCCAGGCCTCTGAAGGAGAGGCTAGGACTGCCCTCTGAACAGAGCCGTACAGAGACAGGTACGAACTGGCTATTAAGTATGCCTTCCCCTTTTGTCTTTCCATGAACTTCCATACAGCCctaaaattagtttaaaaagcCTGCCTGATTCCTCTTGCTTGAGTGCTGAAGCTGTCCTGTTTAGCCACTGTCAGAGATCTGGCTCTAGAGGGGGGGTGTACTGTCCACTCGTGCCTCATCAAGGTTTCCGCTTGAAAACTGCTGTGAACCCTCAGAAGCTGCAGTATGCTTACGCACAAGTAGGACAGAAGCACTGCCAGGAGCAGGAGTTTGAGATGCGAACAGAGAGACAACGGTCTGagaaagtaacaaaataaaataaactaatgctGTTTGTGTCGCCACTCTCTCCGGATAGCActagttttcaaaatacaagtGGCTTAAAGGAGGAGAATACCGTGCAGAATGGTGCTGTCCTAAGATGCATTCTTGGGATCACGCAAACCTAGTTTTCCTTAGTACTGTGACAGATTTTGGAGACTTTAAATATTGCTGGACTCTCCTTAAATGTTggtgcttctctttctttttgatgaTGACAGAGAAGGCTGCTAAGCCAGCAGGAGAGATCCATGTGAAAACACTGGAGGAAATTCGACTTGAGAGCACTAATCGGAGACGAGGAGAACCCCAAGTGAAACCCCAGACTGAAGGACGTTGTAAAACAGAAGATCCCAGCTTGGGGGCAAGACCTTCCCCTGCAGTTCACGTCAAAACTTTCTCAGGCTCcctggctgaaaaaaaccacaaacgATTGGAACGAgagaagcaaaacacaaaagagTTTCCTACCAAGACAAAAGTTGAGAGCAAACCCAAGAAGCAGAGCACACTTGCTCCGTCTGTGCTCAGCCAAGCACGCCCGGCAGAGCCGGCACGTAAAGCCAAGCCAGCAGGAGAAGTGCGTGTTAAAACCTTGGAAGAAATCAAGCGGGAGAAAGCTCTGCAGATGCAGCAGAGTGGAGGAAAAGtgccagctccaccagcacaACCTGAACCTGCCCCGACAGGGAGGAGGTTGTTACGGATCACAAAGCTAATAGGTAATAAGGTGATTTGATACCTGCCCTGGTGAAGCGCTTCCCCTGTCGAGCAAATTCAGTTTGctgaggttttgctttgctttttccttctgcatatCGTAGAGGGTAGAAGAGTTTAAGGCTACAAAGTCAGAAGGCAAGGAAGTGCCAGAATATGCAACCATATTCTTTTCCATGAATCGCGTGATagctttctgtatttcccaCTGGAAAATTCTTCCACTGAGGAGCTTTGTAGCCTAgtttcttgcttctgttttttctgccaTCCGCTTGTGGTATGGGATCTTCCCTGGGCTGAATCCAGGCTTACCTTCCTCTTTGGCATATGCATTGTTTAATTCAGTTATTGATGTATCTATGTTTGCAAAGCATGTATCAACTTCTTAATGTGAGGGCCAGTTTTTGTCAAAATTGGCAGAGCGCTAAAGATACCGTTTGGATTATATAAGCCACGTAAAAAGAGAATAGTGCGATTGAGGGAAAGAGAGCTGGAACGGTGCAGGGATTGCTTACTGTAGCCTTTCCCTCTGTCCCATTATTAGACATGAGGAAATAGACAGAACAAGGAAACAGAGGTAGCCaggtttctttatttctgctgttgacAAACTGAtgatcttctttttttttttttttttttcttgttttgaagcacctggaagagaagaaaagatgataGTGGAATTGAGCAAGCCTTTTCCCAAAgctgtctctgcagctgcagaggtgaGTCCTTTGTGAAGACATACATCTATCTATTCATACAGTTTTTGATacattttgttatgttttgtttgtaaCTGGCTGCATGCTCCCAGTTTGAGTGTGTTCCTACCTTTCCGCATTTGGTAAGCGCTGCAGTGCTGTCGCAAGTCCTGTCACTACTTTGAATAGCATTTCCAGACAACGTGTTAAACCCCAAGCTTTGAATTAATCTTATTATACCTGACAGTGAATAAGAAACCCTATTAGCACCAGATAAAATCTGCGAggttaatgtttttcttctccgtGACTTTATCTGTGAGACTGGAAGAAGGAGATCTTAAAATCCTGGGCTAAGAACTTTAATAGAAAAGGCTGGAGGTTTGTATTAGAGGAAATCAGTCTGTCAGGGAATGCTGTCTTGGGGGAGCTTGTATGGCTTCCTGTTGCTGAAAAAGAATGTACTAGATTACAGCTAGAGTCTTCTGCTCTGTTGAAGAAGCTTGCTGTGTTGGGAATTGTAGGCTTTTGAAACTATTTCCACAGCAAAGCATGGATCTTGTTACAGGTTACAGGCAACgttttatggggaaaaatgtCAGATCTGAATGGTATTAACATGCTCTGTTGCACACGGAGCTATTTCAGAGGGATTGCTACTGAGATTTTCTGAATGAAATCTCCATAGATTTTTGTCCCCTTAGtcctcttcttttgtttccttccagccctctgatcagaGTGCAACTAATTCTAAAGTTCAAGTGAAGAGCCTTGAAGAGATAATGTGGGAGAAGCGGCAACTGAAGCAACGCCAAGAAGAGAAGCTTCAGAaggaagcagctgctgtgccaTCTCCTACTGAACAGGCAATCAAGGATAAAACTGCAGCATCAGGGAGTCCTGAATCCAGTGTGGTTTCAGGGTCAGCTTATCAGCTTCCAAAGAGGATATTGGTGAAATCTCCGGGAGATGGGGTTGAAAGCCCCCGAAAGGGTGCTGCCGTATCACCAGGGAAACGGGCAGCTCAACTTCTGGAATGGTTAGCTGAAAGTAAGTGTTGACTGTATGTTAAAGAGTTACTTTAGGTcatgctttgaaagaaaggcagagggtGACAATTTTCACGTTGTAACTCTGGCTCCTTTTTGTAATATCTTTGCTCCTTCTTATGGCTTGTTGGTAAACAGAGTTTACGGTGTGGAAAATACTGCCGAGAGTCTGGGAAATGGCAGTGGAATTGTGCTGGCTAAATACATTTAACTAGAAGGGTTGTGGCGCTGTTAAGAGaacctgtttgtttgttgttttttttttcctgaggcagaGCAAGACTGCAtcagttctctcttccttttactcTAGCCAGACGGAAGGGGTGCCTGAAGCCTTTGGATGGGAAAGCCACCTCTCCCACAAAGCAGCCACTGAAACGTAAGGCAGCCGAGAGTCATCCGTCTGCCGTGGCGGCTGTGAAGCCATTGAGTGCCACTGGTGGCGACGGGAATGAGCCTTCAgctaaaaaagcagctgtggtaaGGAGAGCGGCTGAGGCAGTAGTGGGTCCCTAGTAAAATTTATGCCCAAGTTGTAGCCTCCTCttggagaaaagatgaaagactgaaatgttCTACGGGTCTCCGTTCCCTTTTAAATCCAGAAGCGGTCGCCAGGACGCTTGTAgtacctttctgctttttacgAGGTGAATGGCAGTGTTTACATAATGCTCTGCTACGTCCCTTAATGCTGCGTTCTTCAAAAAGACCCAAGGCCGTTAGTAAACGTTAAGGGAACGCTAACTTTTCTTCAGGTGTGCCCTGGCTCTGTATTTTGGTTAAGGCTCAGCAAtgccagaggagaagcagcGGAGGAAGAATCTGCAAAGCAGTCTTTGACCTGTGTATCCTAAAAACCATCTTGCTTCTTCCTAGGCTGTTGTTCCGGCTTTGCCAGAGGGCAGCCTCTTCTCCATACGCGGGAgaggaaaaccccaaaccaggtAACAACcacaacttgttctttttcttgatcaGTGTGCCTTTCACGTGAAACtaagttggtttgttttttttttcccacacgtggaaaaattagagtTTTGAGATACTTCATGCCAAAatccagcagaggaaaaattcgTCTGAAATAATAAGTTTCTAGCAGCTGGCTGGACTGCTTATCTAGATTCTTGCCTGAAAACGCTGCAAGTTGGTACAGCTTTTCAGTGGCTTCTTGGGTTTTCCGAACGCCTGCAGAGGTTGACTTGGTAACCTTTTTGCAGTCAAATTAGTAAAGGTGGCAAAGTGTCTCTGGCGACAAAAACGGAACCTTCTTTGCCAGACCCCAGATGCTGTGTCTTCGCGGATAAATCCCCAAAGTGCAAAATGTACCTGCTGATACATTGGACTGTAGAAGCAGCCCCAGGTTAATTGAATAACAATCCCTGCGTAAGGCTGAGGGGTAGGAGGGATTAACTACCATTTTAAGAGCTGGTTTgcagaaaacatctctctgctTAAGGAATGTCATACGCTGatttgctctctttcttgttcttcccaGTCCTGAACTGCACATTGGAAGCCTGGCAGACTCTGTGGCACCGTCAGAGGTCTCAAGCTCGACCTCAGCTTCCTCACAAATAGCCGTAAAGAAACGCCGGTTGAGCTTCTCAGGGCCCTTCTCTGTGGAAGACGACTTTGAGCAGTTCCTTTGGGAAATCTCAGGAGGCAAACAGGAAGACAAAATTGACATGGACCCAGAGAATGATGAGGATGACTTCTTCATGGAAATTGGTGAACTGATCGACggctgaaaataaagaaagaaataaattgaaactgattattttgttgGATACCCAGAGGTGATTCTTTTCCTAGCTGAGGCTTTGCAAGGAGTCTTAAAGCACAGGTGAACTGGTAGACATTGGGAGTATCTGCACACAGTTGTCCTAAACTTCCCTGCTGGTCAGACATGCGGTCTGAATTTGTGAccctgcagaagacagctgaGACTGGGGTCTCTTGTGTACCCTGCCACCAGGGATCGTTTTCCCTAGCAGCTACCTTTTgaatcattttcttaaatttttgaaGAACTTGAGTCTCTTCTCATCCTACGAGGATTTGTGAAGGTGGGGCGGCCCTCAGGcatttgctgctggcagaggaaaaatcGGTTGTCGGAGTGGATTGTCAATactttctctttggaagaaaacacttgcGTGCTTTGATAATCCACTGTGCTGTCTTCGTTCCTAGAGGAAAGGTCTGAAaccaaaactgagcaaagtgctGTTCCGGCTCCAGAAGGGTCACCCAGCCCCAAGCTGCCGACGCTTTATCCTGCCGAAGGACTTTCTCCCGCTGAGACTTCTGCCAGCATGGGTCGGTCGGTCGTGGActttgggagagaggaagagcgCGCGAGAGCCCGGCGAGGAAGGCTTCCCCCTcgctgcttccctcctcctgctctgtcgTCAGCCTTCCCTGTCCCCGGCCTAGGCTCTGTCCGCGGAGATGGGGTTTGGTGTACGCCAtggtttctgtaaatattttcttcttccctgttaTGCTCGTATTCTCCTGAAGGTCCTGTATGAAACATAGCCTGGCCACCTCCACCTTCACCGGTAGTTGAGCTGTTCCCCATGACAGCAGTTAACAGCGTTTTTACCGAACCCTGGGGCAGGAAAGGTGGGGGTGCGTGGTCTGTCTGTGGGGCGTCCTTAACGCTCCGCTCCAGAACCTCATCTTCCGCTACCTGCAGAACGTGAGTACCGCCGGGCTGCCGCGGCTTCGGCCCCGTGTGAGAGGAACGTCCCGGTGCTTCTTGCGCAGGGCCCTTCGAGCCGtgtggggagcggggcggcaCGCCGGACGGGTCTTTCCGAGGTCGGGATGGGGTTTTTGGAGCCGGTCTCGCTTGAACTGAAGAACTTGCTGTCGTTGCGATCCGTGAGAAGAACAGCTAGTTCCGAGTTGGGCgtttttccttctcaccttAAGGAGTTACCTTTGTAAGAGGCGTTTGCTCTTGCAGTCACGTGTGCAGGGATGTTTTCCGTGACAGTCCTAAAGCCTGTACTGTTGCGTGTTCGCCAGTGAAGGCAGAGAGGATTTCCAGAATAGTCTACCACCTTAAAAATGGCTTAGGACGTTGCTGAAACCACGCGTGAGAGTTACTGCCTCGAGTGTTACAAAGCTGTCGGCAGCAGGGAGTTCTTAATGCACAGGAGAGGACAAAATTGTGTGGagtgtttctgttcctgttgtGCTCTCCCCCTCCATCGTTTTGCAGAGGTCCAGGATCCAGGTGTGGCTTTATGAGCAAGTGAACATGCGGCTAGAAGGCTGCATCATTGTGAGTATCAGGATGTCTTTGGATTGGGTATTTTGTTGGTTGTTCTTCCAAttcataaaactgtttcttcctgTCAGGAAAAACTAGCATGGGGGGTGGAAATACCTCGTGCCTCTCCAATTAATAGTCTTAATTGTCCAGCCCACGTCAGCACAGCTCACGATAGCTTGTGGTGTTGTTGCTGAAGTTTAGAGCAGGGCACGTAGCTCAGCGGCGGCTTTTGTTGCTTATTTTTAGGGCTTTGATGAATATAGGAACTTGGTGCCAGACGACGCAGAGGAAATTCGCTCCAAACCAAAATCAAGGAAAGAGCTGGGTATGTCAGTATGTCTGTGTAAGCCGAGCGACGCCTGAAACGTGGCTGCGTGAGCCTTCCCCGTAGCAAGGCTTCAAAGCACAAAACCTGTGAAGAGTGTTGAGTGTGGAGTACAGTGAGCGGATACTGGCTAGGTCTCGGTTCCTGCTGTTTCTTGAGCTGGTGGTTTTGTTGAACGTGAAGGAGAAAGAATCTGCCTCTGCCTGCGACGagtctttgtctttcaaatgtgTGTAACAACGGATGGACTGCGCTGCACTTTTTCTGCAGCCCGGGTAGCAGGAGGGGTCCAGTCAAACTCCTGCTCAGGAATATGGAAGGCGACAAGTGAAATGCTGAGCTGCTTGGGCATTCAAAAGAGCTAGATCTGAGGGGATTTCTCTTGTTCCCCCCATGGTGGTGGACATAGTAAAGTTGCACAGTACAGGTGTGTCTCACTTcctagggaaaagaaatggcacCTTCTAGACCGTGAATTCCTCCTGATTGGTGTTGGAATGCCTCTGCTGGGCAAAGCGGTGGTCCTTAATTGCCTTCCATTTAAGAGTTGGCTTGTGCAAACTGCAGAAATCGTGCTTGAAACTTCATTTAATTATCAATGGCATCAGTAACACATCCAGTAATTTCTAGGAGGAGATGCGTAGGAATCTGTATGACACAAGAGTCTGTTTTTGAAGGTGCTAAGGGTGAAAAGTGAATAGTCCCATCAATactgaggaagggaaggaaacctcGCGCttaacaactggtcttactccCGTTGTGGTtgaagcccagccggtaacaaagcaccacgcagccgcttgctcactctcctctccccccgccgccccgggccacggtgggatgagcagaaaacataaggcaggctcgtgggtggagataaggagtgggagagatcactcgccccttatggtcacgggcaaaagacaggctcaacttggggaagaaacaaaatcagtttagttTACTGCAAATCCAAACAAgccaaggatattaggaagcaaaaccaaacctgcgaccacctgccccccacccctccctccttcccgcctcaactccactcccgggtttctctccctcctccccccggcggcggggcatgggggctggggtcggttcctcacaggttgtctctgcccctccttcctcctcagggggaggaggactccgcactcggcccctgctccaccgtgaggtccctcccacgggagactgTCCTTCAGGAAGGTCTGGTCCTtgccgcgggctgcagttcctcacaaacttccctggcgtgggtcctttccgcgggccggtcTTCAGCCACACAcggctccagcgcgggctttcccatggagccacggccatcttggggggcctctgCTCCACCGTTcagctccatgggctgcaggggcatcaacctcctcaggcgcccctcctcccccccgaccccggtatctgcagagctgttcctctcacattcctaATCCCCCTACtcgctgcaggttccccttcttaaatatttcatccCAGAGGCGCTGCCGCTGTCGCTGATTGcgtcggcctgggccagaggcgggtccgactcCGAGCTGAgggagcttcgagcagcttctcacaggagccacccctgcggcccctgcgctgctaccaaaaccccgccacacaaacccgtAACAATTCCCTTTGCCAAGCAGTCAAAACCCAGTAACTAACAGGAGAACCCAACCTGCCCtctctttatttcagatttggGAAAATCccctgccagaaaaaaagaaaaatcctggaaaatCCGCTAGTGTTTGTGTGAGTAGATGGTTCCAACCTTTTGTCATTAACTCGTAAGAACTATTTCATTCCGTTTTGTCCAAGAGAGTCAGAAATACTTGCACAGAAACGCGCAGCATGGGAATGAAAGGGGTCAGAACCGCTTGAATTTGAGCTTTATCTGGTGTGGTTGCAGGTTTTATGGCATTTAGTATCTTTAGAACAGTAAGAATCACAGTATCTGACTTTGCAtccaaaaaacctgcttgtgGCTAGGGAAGATCAGTTTCAGCGCTGGAGGCACCAAAAAATCATCAGCTGTCGAACTGGACCTAAGCCATCTTTTCAAACCTTCCGTGATCTTGCTGCAATGCATGATGATGGATTTATGGATTAGAGAACAGCGTATGATGGCAAACTTGTAGCATTGGCTCTGatgtaaaaagagaacaaattctTTCCGAAAATCAGTGTAATTCCAAATTCTTGGTATCACGCAGCCATGCCACttgcaaaggaagcatttccCTGCCTCTCAAAGCTTGCTGTATCCTCGATCTGCTGTCTCCCTGCTGTTAATTGATTGCAACTCCGCGTGTCCGATTAGGGCTGAGAGTTGCTCTCGCTACGGATATCGTGCACCATGTGCTGTGCACGCTCGTGTGTATAGAAACGTTGATACCGTATGCGTGTACGTAGGTATGCCTGTTTGTGTGCTGACCCCAAAATCACTCGTGTTATAAAGCATCAGCCTTGAAGGCATATTCATCAAACTGTTATGTAGATCTTTTGGGTTTGCCGGTTCCCTCAAAATGAGAGACTTTTTATGCAGTCTGCTGTGGCAAATAGCCCCACATTCTAATTTTTACTATCGCTCTTGCTGACTTTATCATCCCTCGCTCTTGGTGTGTGCATGAACGGGTATGTGTACGTATGTCCAGACAGTATTTAACAGGTCGAGTTGACTAAAACAACTGTAAAGAGTGGAAATTCTGACTGTTGTGCTTCAGCTTTGGACAACTTGGCTTCAGATTCTCATGCAGAGAACGAGATGTGTTAGCAagagcttgtcctgtgcttcaGACGACATGCTGGGTGGTTTGCATACGCATCATAGTGCAGCGTTCTCTGTGTAACTTGTGACACCGAGGGCGCTGTCAGCCTAGTGGAGTGCGGTAACCAGCAGGTAAATCATCATCAGCTGTTTGCGGCTGGGGTAAGGCTGACGGATTGACAAGGGGGATGAGAACACGTAGTTCCTGGTGCTCTGCCTTCCTTGTGATCTGACTGTCCTGATACACAGGGGGGGCGTTAAGCATCTTTACTATTTTTGTAAGCGATTAAAGGCACAAAGTAGAGCAGCAAGAGAGACTGCCCAAGTGAAATACTTTGTGCTTTATAACCCGCAAGTACCCACAGGTAGGTGCAATAGTACTCCTCTCGTGCGTTTGTTGGGGtgcaacaaaaaagttttgttccCTTCTTGGTCTTTGGTACAGGACACAGGCAGGTCAGCAAGCTGGAAGGTTAGACCAGGGAGTaggactgtttcttctttttcgcTTACTGATACCTTTCTTTAGGgttactttgaaaaagaagatttgaCCGCTCAAGCCATCAGGAGACTTTCCGTCCAAGAAAGAGCGAAGCCAGCTCTTGCCAGGACGGGAGGAAGTCCCTGTTGAGAGCGAAGCCTTCGAACCTGAGCTGGTTCTCAGACGGTGTCGATTATGTCCAAGCAAGGGGACGACTGCTACTTCTATTTCTATTCCACCTGTGACAAGGTATGTTTGggcttcttttgctttggggtttcttgTTGAGTTTTTAGGAGAGGAGGGGGCGGAGGCATCCAGATTTCTGTTAACTTCACAAGCAGTTCGATTCTGCGTCCAGTTCTACTAGCATGGATAATTCTGGAGGCTgtactgttttaatttcctctttgtgGGTTTCCTTTTGGTTACAGGGAGACAGCTGTTCCTTCCGCCACTGTGCGGCCGCTCTGGGAAATGAGAGAGTGTGCAGGCTGTGGCAGGAGGGTCGCTGTTTCAAGACTACCTGCAGATTCAGACACATGGAAGTCGATGTGAGTGTTTGCCTAAAGATGTGTTCTCCAACTAAAtccctgaaagcatttttccttgctgtcgGCAGCCTGAATGTGCTTGTACGTGATAGATTTACTTGCTTTCAAAGGATACTGGTTTCCGTTActtggaggggggtgggaggaagttGGGGGAAGAAAGATCAATTTCTTAGGTATATCTCAGCAAGACATTTTTGTATTAGGTGCTGGCGTTGTTCTGACGTCTTGGGGTAgcacagggtggggagggagaagttgGGAAGGAAATAAGGCTCTGAAAGATAACTTGAGATAGATTCAAGCTAGGCAgtttaaggcattttttttccctctgaataaTCCCAGTATTTTGCACATTGTCTTAGTTTAGCCCACCCTGAACTGATGTGTGCGAGCCCCCGTCTTCTCCAACGGAATGACAGGAAAGCTAGATAATATGTAGTAGTTACAGCGTACGCAAACTTTGTCGATCTGCCCTGCAATGCTTTCAGTGATAGACTGCCCTTTGGAACGATGTTTCCGCACTGCACTGCGGTAGCCCTCTCTCTGGCATGACGTGTAACTATGTCTCTTAGCAAGCCTAAGGCGAGTGTtaccatgagcttttctttctgtctgtcttcagaaaaaacgCAGTGAGATCCCTTGCTACTGGGAGAATCAACCAGCTGGCTGTCAAAAATCCAACTGCGCCTTCCGTCACACGAAAGGACGCTATGTTGATGGGCGCTTCTTCCCGCCAAGCAGAAGTGAGTTTCTTGGGTCCTTTTCCTTTAAGCattaaagaattaattctgaatattaCTCAGGAGTGGGTACAATGCCGTAGAAGGCATCGAGTAACTGCTCACTGATGAGTGTAGGGAGAAGTGTGCAGTCACAGGCTCTCAGCTAAACGGACTGTAATTCTggtatttaattctttctttcatgctcagcttctctgtgctttgtgtgATCTTTGCACTCCAGGTTGCTTTCCCCTCATGTAATCTTTTCTGGAGGGTAGGGTGGCGAGATGAGTGTGTGAAGGGAAGCCGTTGTTCCTAGTGTGTTCGTAGGGGTGGGGAATAGGAAACTCTGAATTCAGCAGCCAGGTGGGTTATCTACCTTATCTACCGTATCTAGGCAGTGAGTGCAAGGTTGGGGTGAAAGTTTTACATGGCCAAATGAGAGATGATCCTCGTCTTCCTCTAGCTACGCTTCCAAGTCCACCTGAGCCTGCAGAAGATGATGTGAAAATGGCTCAGGcgtcactgcagcaaaacagactttctgTGCAGTCGAGTCCCTCTCCGCAGCTGAGGGGGGTGATGAAAGTGGAAAGCTCTGAAAAGGTCCCAAGTCCTATACATCCTCCAGGCAGTTGtaatcagtgctgcagatgatgatgaagatgggTACTTTTTACTTACTGAAGGCATTTCTGCCGGAGGTGAATGTACAAATTCACAGAGTGCCAGAACTGTGTAGTGTTTAAAGCTACGGACGAGAGTCTGgagtcttaaatattttttccccggTATAGCTCTTGCTTATATGAGCCTGTCAAGTCAatacagctgtttaaaaaaagccttccacAAACAGTTGCTTGTAGTTAAGAATACGAACAGAATATGAACCGTGGACTGAAATGTCATTGTACGAGCTACATGAGCATGAAACGTCTTGTATAATCCCTGCTCCATAACTgaataggttttattttggactttcagagcagctttctgaagaTGGAGGTGAAACTAAAACACCTGTCCAGCAACCAGCAACAGAAACCCGTAGTGGATCGCAGATAATTTCCACTAGGAAAGGTAGGGCTAATACAAAGCAAGGTATTCTAGCAGCTGTAGTAGGATGGCTTGGAAGGAGAACTTGACGATTAACTCCAAAGCGATATGTTCTAAAACTACGATAGAGCATCGGGTAGCTGGATGGAGTCAGTTATTTCCACGAGCTCATTCCTCTCTAATAATGTCTTATGTCCCTTGGGTCAGACAGGTCAACTCCTCCCTGTTGacttttgtaaaacaaaatagaGCCACAGCGTGGAGTTTAAATGCCTGCAAATGTGTCCTTTCAAACACTGTGGGAAGAAGCCATGTCTAATGACAGAGGAATCTAATATCGTGTAGATGGATTAAAACGCTTAAGACGGTAGGTTTTACTCTGTAGGATGGGAGGAGAGGTGCCAGTTGCTTACCAAAATACCCATCCGTTCTATGGCTTTTTTTACTGGTGGGGAGTGTTGAGAGGGTTTATTTGGAAGACTTTGGAAGGGTTCTGAGCTGTAAGAAGCTTGAG encodes:
- the LOC138682009 gene encoding LOW QUALITY PROTEIN: zinc finger CCCH domain-containing protein 11A-like (The sequence of the model RefSeq protein was modified relative to this genomic sequence to represent the inferred CDS: deleted 1 base in 1 codon); protein product: MSKQGDDCYFYFYSTCDKGDSCSFRHCAAALGNERVCRLWQEGRCFKTTCRFRHMEVDKKRSEIPCYWENQPAGCQKSNCAFRHTKGRYVDGRFFPPSRTTLPSPPEPAEDDVKMAQASLQQNRLSVQSSPSPQLRGVMKVESSEKVPSPTHPPAVVISAADDDEDGFYFGLSDQLSEEGDETKTPVQQPATEACSGSRIISTRKGRANTKQEDNINFGIKTLEEIKLEKLKEKTKNQGEGPSGVSVPPLQSRAIPVPEKEIVRTVVRTVSLSTKQGEEPVIQVNLGERMGKRKASEAGKSVLPLKRNLADRLGKKIEVLENADNAPKRVQVPRPLKERLGLPSEQSRTETEKAAKPAGEIHVKTLEEIRLESTNRRRGEPQVKPQTEGRCKTEDPSLGARPSPAVHVKTFSGSLAEKNHKRLEREKQNTKEFPTKTKVESKPKKQSTLAPSVLSQARPAEPARKAKPAGEVRVKTLEEIKREKALQMQQSGGKVPAPPAQPEPAPTGRRLLRITKLIAPGREEKMIVELSKPFPKAVSAAAEPSDQSATNSKVQVKSLEEIMWEKRQLKQRQEEKLQKEAAAVPSPTEQAIKDKTAASGSPESSVVSGSAYQLPKRILVKSPGDGVESPRKGAAVSPGKRAAQLLEWLAESKRKGCLKPLDGKATSPTKQPLKRKAAESHPSAVAAVKPLSATGGDGNEPSAKKAAVAVVPALPEGSLFSIRGRGKPQTSPELHIGSLADSVAPSEVSSSTSASSQIAVKKRRLSFSGPFSVEDDFEQFLWEISGGKQEDKIDMDPENDEDDFFMEIGELIDG
- the LOC138682140 gene encoding small nuclear ribonucleoprotein E-like, whose protein sequence is MGFGNLIFRYLQNRSRIQVWLYEQVNMRLEGCIIGFDEYRNLVPDDAEEIRSKPKSRKELGITISFRFVQESQKYLHRNAQHGNERGQNRLNLSFIWCGCRFYGI